From Palaemon carinicauda isolate YSFRI2023 chromosome 33, ASM3689809v2, whole genome shotgun sequence:
TTCTTAAAGGCATTGTAGGCTACCAAATGGAATAGAGAAGATTTACAAGCTCAACCAACTAATGAGCACTCAATCATCATAGTATTCCCCAGAAGTGATGGTGCCATATATATCCAAAGAAGTGATAGTGCCGTAGGGATGCCTGGCTTCTTAACACAGGACAGCCTGATTTTCAATCCTACAACTATGGAAGTCTAAGAAACACATCTCTGATTGCGTAGTGACGAAAGTGAAAACAAACATATTTGCCTGACCAGTCATGGAAGACACGGCTCAAGAATTAAGTTCACAAGTGACTTCAATAGTGAAAGACTGCAGTGTTTGTAACACCGTTACAGTAAAAGCATTCTAAGCCCTGCATAAGGCCGCCAGCTACCTTTGAGATGAATGTGAAGGGCAACAGGTATACCGTATCAATTGAAAATAACCAACACGTAAGTTCTGTCAATAAAGTGTGTTGCATATGCAGGAAAGGCCGAGATTTGTAAAATATCGATTGTCATAGGATATCATCCCCATCACATCACAAATTGCATTTTGAATAAGCAGGTGAAGAAAAACTatctctatttaccaaggcactttccccaattctgggggtagccaacatcaaacaaaggaacaaaaggggacctttactctctctgcccttcccagcctgacgagggactcagccgagtttggctggtattgctagggtgcaaCATGTTAATACCTGCatatattaaaattttacaaaGCCATAACATACCGCTGAAAAGATTACACAAAAACCTAGCAAAGCGCTCCATTAGTAGccacagattttttttataaaatcaattatttctaCAATCACCTGTGTTCAAGTGGTTTCTTTAATGGAGCTGGTTAATATAGGCATCTACCATAACATCATATAGTATTTGGAGCTTTCCTTCCTTGTAATAGGCTTGGTGTGCATACTATCAACATTACTGTATGTAGCAGTGTAGGACAATATTTGCACGAGGGTCTTCTGCATCTCCTAGTGTTGCAATCCTTTCATTAAGTTCATGTTCCTTTCTCACCAGGTACCACTAGTTGAGCATTTTACCATCAAGAATTGAAGGCTGTTCCAGCTCTGTAACTATCCATATATAAGAGGATTTTATTGCTCTTAGTGGATGCATGGCTTTCCAAGTTCATCTAAACAGGTGGAACCATGAATCAGGACAACTAAAAAGAGATCTCTTATATTCTAAATAAGCATTCATAACAGCAGTGGGAGTGAAAAGCAAGGAGGTATTACACTTTTacacattaaataaaaaaagggaaacccTTCTTCTTTTATTTAACTACTACTTGTAAATAATTATGCTTGGATTGTAGTCTCTGTACTTTAGGTAGAACAATAGAATTTCCCATTAAGCTTGGCATCACCACTGGATGTTTGCCAAGGTAAGTTAGCTGTTTGTGATCAAGATCTTTCAAGAATTAAATCTGTTAACCTTTCAGATTCAGGATAAAAACCCTTTAGAAATAAATTTAGTTTATAACACCGACTTTAGTGGATAAAACAAATACTTACTGGAAATGCTCTTAATCACTGAGCAACTAACAAATTTGAAGGTATAATTTTCTCACTTAAATTTTTAGCAGAGAAATTACCAATTAGCTGCTTAATTAACTTCCAACCTTATTACTGATAcaatatatggaaaaagaaaaatttGGTAAAAAAGGAATAATATACAATAGATTCCCTATtcttaatttttattgatatttctagTATAATTGTAAAAAGTACAAACATTTTTACACGAACATACAAACTTTCATTTTAAAACAGCATTCATTCGTCCATCACAGACAATCATCTTGgcaatcctgtcttgccatttccaAAAACTGAATCTCTTGCACATGGCAATACCCAATGATTGGTTATCACTGAACTGTACTAGGAATCCTGCagttaaaggaagagagaaaaaaaatcatttgttttgtccataaaaaaatactttataaacgAAACTGACAAGACCTAGAAAGACAGATATAACCAGCGGGAAAAAATAAATACACCATCTGAGAGTATAGAGTACTCTTAAATTTACAATAACAAATTAACATTCAAGAGACCACACGCATTGTGAGCATCAACGTAATTTACGTCATAAGTGACACAACCGGAGATCCTTCCAAAGTAAAATATCTATCTTTCAATTGGAAAACTCTCTCTAGAACAGTAACGTGCTCATGCCGCCCATCTCGCTCTGTTCTTTGACGAAGATTTCGAAATACTGGTAGATGATGGTGACAGCCAGTAAGATACCTGAAAATTGAGAAAAGACAACTTGAGCTTTGGCAAAATATTTTCAGGATTAACAAGAAAATATTCTTAATATGGTATATAAAGGAGTACCATATACCTTTTATATACCGTTTCAAATACTTGgcaacgatagaaaaaaaaaatataaaaacctgaGAAAAATATACCATTGTATACTTTTTAGTGATAACCATCTATAAGACTCACTGAGCAAATAAACCAATCCTGTATATGTATCCTGTTCCTGGACAAGAACATAaatgacaacacttgagattatctATAATCAAAACAATTATATTTAGAacaaagaatagaagcaagaaaATCTTAAAGAGCCTATTTACCTTAAATATTAGATTAAGGGTTTATTGAATGTTCGAGATAGTAAACAAATCTAAACATAAATGAAATGCTTGAAAACCATGATTCTTGACTTCATGATTATTGTTGTAAAGAAGAGTATAAATCCCCCATCATAAGCTtatcatcaaaaagagagagagaagagagagagagaagagagagagaagagagagagaaaagagagagagaagagaggagagagagagaagagagagagaagagagaggagagagagagaagagagaagagagaggagagagaaggagaagaggagagagagagagagagaagaggagagaagagagagagagaagaggagagaagagagagagagagagagagagagaagagagagagagagaagagagagagagagaagaagagagagagaagagagagaagagaagagagagagaagagagagagaagagagagagaggagagagagaagagagagagaagaggagagagagagagagagaggagagagagagagaagaggagagagagagtgagagagagaagaggagagagagagtgagagagagaagaggagagagagagagagagagagaagaggagagagagagtgagagagagagagagagagagaagaggagagagagaagaggagagagagagagagagagagagagagagagagaagaggagagagagagagaagaggagagagagagagagagagagaagaggagagagagagagaagaggagagagagagagagagagagagagagagagagagagagagagagagagagagagagagagagagaactattggtAAAAAACATTGCAAATGACAATACCCAATGATTGGttattagtgactgaatttggaagggtgtgtgagagaaggaagttgagagttaacgtgggtaagagtaaggttacgagacgggaaggtggtgcgaggttgaatatcatgttgaatggagggttacttgaggaggtggatctgtttaagtacttgggatctatTGTTGTAGTAAATGGTGGAGTAAAAGCAGATTtacatcagagtgaatgaaggatgcaaagtgttgggggcagataAGGTAGTAAAAaatgggcatgaatgtagagttctgtatgagagagtgattgtacgaactgtgatgtatggatcggagttgtggggaataaaagtgaatgagacagaaattgaatgtgtttgagacgaagtgtctaaggattatggctggtgtatctcgagtagatagggttaggaacgaagtagagggtgagaacaggtgtaagaaatgagttcagcaagagtggacatgaatgtgttgaggtggtttggccatgttgagagaatggaaaatggctgtctgctaaagaaggtgatgaatgcaagagttgatgggagaagtacaagaggaaggccaaggtttgggtggatggatggagtgaagaaagctctgggtgataggaggatagatgtgagagaggcaagagtgtgtgctagaaataggaatgaatggcgagcgattgtgacgcagttctggtaggccctgctgcttcctccggtgcctagaatgaccacggaggtagcagcagtaggggattcagcgttatgaagcttcatttgtggtggataacgggggagggtgggctgtggcaccctagcagtaccagccgaactaggttgagtcccttgtcaggctggagcaatgtagagaggagaggtccccttttatgtttcatttgtttgatgtcggctacccggcccccaaattgggggaaatgccttggtatatgtatggacCATAGTAACCATAACTGCTTGATAGTTTGCACTTGAAAGTTAAATCCCtttattaaattaaaaaagaaaaataaaaataagacagcCTATACTTTAGATCTGATTACAAAAACCCCACACTAGAGACTGAATAGCATTTGGAAATTATCGGGTTTAATATTCAAatctcctattaaaaaaaaaaccatactgtAATGAATCCATTAAAATCTACATGCAGTATATGTAAACAAAAACAATAGGCTCTCGTGATTCATGCGCAtcaaaaatcaaattatatattgACACAATCTACAGTTCTAAACTACAATAGCAGACAAGTCAAGTCAAATGTCCACCAACTATGAATACATCACAAACTAACCTGTTCCAGAACCGATAGCACCAAGGAAATCTGCAAGAACAGATAGGGCACCAATGCAAAGACCACCAAAGGCAGCAGCAGTTGGGATGTAGCGGTTCAACTCATGAATCATGGACTTGTCCCGATGGCCACGCATAACCATCTGTTGTTCTTTCAGCTGCTTGGCAACCTGAAAATTGGATAGTAGAATAAATTAACTACTAAAActataaactgataaaaaaaaacactgtgTCATATTCTATCTGTACTGAAAGGTGAAAGTTACACTTCTATACTTACATCCTTTGCTGATGAGCCAGAAACATCGATCCAAGTCTTGGAGAAGAAAGCGCAGGATCCAAGCATAAAGACAATATATATGATGGCATGGAAAGGATCTTCAAGAACATGGCCAAAGGACTCGGGTGGGCTCATATAATAACACAACCCACCAACTGGGTAAGAAGCACGACCTGGTCCTCCTGTGCCAGGATCATTCCATACACCAAGAAGACCAACTAAGAAGTTTCCTTGGAATTTCACTGCTAACATCTAAGGAAGACAAAAATATAAGTTTAGTATCCAGGCTTATCAATCTATCATTACCTATTACTGTACAGGTCTATTTTTACAAAATAAGTTTGTTCCTGCAACAGTTGTATGCAAAAATAATATCCACACGATACTTAACCCATAACACTAATAAcaaaagaataatgaatataaacaatAGAAAGATCCCATAAAATGAAAAACTATGTGCTAAGCAAAGCTCTCTCCTTGCCTACAAATATAATAATCATGGTAAATACTTACTTGTGAAATAATGTAAAGATTGGACACAAGAGCGCTCTGCAGAATGATGGGAATGTTCGAAGTGTAGAACAGCTTGATGGGGTAAGAAGAGTACTGGCCACGGTAACGTGCAGACTTGATGGGGAGATCGACTCGGaagccctggaaaaaaaaaaaaaaatttgtacctTGAAACTTCATTCACCAAATTATGTTTAAATAACTAAATATTCaaaattcagtttaaaaaaaaaaaaaaaaaattatatagcaagatCTGAAATACAAACATAACTTGTAACACTAATAATAGCCAAACTATATTACCTGGAAGTATATCACTATGCCAAAGATGAGAACGGTTGCCAAAAGATTGGTCAAATTGGGAAGATTCTGCCTGTAGAAAGCCTCACGAAGAGCTCGTACCTGAAAACAGAaccatatttaaaataaaaaattgcaaAAGGTACagttaatattttaatcattatttttttaaaataaaaatacacacactcGTGACTATATCTCAGTGGAAACTTTAAGCTACTGTACTAACCTTGTCTTGACGAGTGGCCAGAAGATGGAAGAGAGCAATAATGGCTCCCTCAAATTCAGTACCTCTGCCAGTGTTGACTGTAGCCGGAGAGAAAGCTTTCCATACAATAGTTTCACAGATGTTAGTGGCAATGAAGAGGGAGATACCAGATCCTAATCCATAACCCTGAAAAAGAAGAGAAAACTTGAATATTGGTTCGCATTAAGCATCGAAATCAGAAAAAATCAACCCAATctttacatatttcaaatatctaaaaacATCAACCCTGACTTTTGGTACTAAATTTAATATTTGTTCAAATTAAGCATTGAAATCAGAAAAATTAATCTAACTTTTGCAGATTATttcaaataactaaaaataaaacaaccTTGACTTTTGGTACTAAAAGAGAACATCAAAATCAAAAAAATCAACCTAACCTCCATAGAATATTCCAAATACTGTATCTGAAAATAACAACCTTGACTTTTgatactaaattaaaaattcttACCTTCTGCAACAGTTCATCCAATAACAACACGATAAGTCCAGCCACAAACAGTTGGATAATGATGAGCAAGCAGATTCCACCTCCTAATTCAGATGGATCACCATACATTCCAGTCATGACATACAAGATAGCCTGACCTATTGTGATCACCATACCAAAAAGCTTTTGGGCTCCATTGAAGAGGGCTCTGTCCTTTGGGGTATCACcaacctataaaaaaaaagaacaagatttTTTATCCTTTCAAGTAGTAACTGAATGACAAGTTATTGTATCAGAAATGTATCTATaacaagaaatatatttataacagCAA
This genomic window contains:
- the Sec61alpha gene encoding protein transport protein Sec61 subunit alpha-like 1 — translated: MGIKFLEVIKPFCAVLPEIQKPERRIQFREKVLWTAITLFIFLVCCQIPLFGIMSSDSADPFYWIRVILASNRGTLMELGISPIVTSSLIMQLLAGAKIIEVGDTPKDRALFNGAQKLFGMVITIGQAILYVMTGMYGDPSELGGGICLLIIIQLFVAGLIVLLLDELLQKGYGLGSGISLFIATNICETIVWKAFSPATVNTGRGTEFEGAIIALFHLLATRQDKVRALREAFYRQNLPNLTNLLATVLIFGIVIYFQGFRVDLPIKSARYRGQYSSYPIKLFYTSNIPIILQSALVSNLYIISQMLAVKFQGNFLVGLLGVWNDPGTGGPGRASYPVGGLCYYMSPPESFGHVLEDPFHAIIYIVFMLGSCAFFSKTWIDVSGSSAKDVAKQLKEQQMVMRGHRDKSMIHELNRYIPTAAAFGGLCIGALSVLADFLGAIGSGTGILLAVTIIYQYFEIFVKEQSEMGGMSTLLF